GTCGAAGGCCGCAAGAAAGATGAATCATTGTTCGATGATGTGACCATTGAACAAATGCTCCGCGCCGAGCTTGAAGGGGCTAGCGTACGCGATGCGGTACAGGCCATCACCGACATAACCGGACAACCACGAAAGAAAATATACAAGCTGGCGATTGATATTCAGGAATAACAGCTATAATGGCCACAGCAGATCACACCGGGTCCAACATGCCGATTACAAACAGAACACCACATAAAACGTCGCCGCATAAAACGTCAAAGAGCGCCCGGTTCAAAGCAGCTGAAAAAGCCGGGCATCTGGCCGAAGCGCGCGCAGCTCTATGGTATCGGTTGCGCGGGTTTCGCATTCTGGCACGGCGCTGGCACAGCCATGTTGGCGAAATAGATATCATCGCACAACGCGGCGCATTGCTGGTCTTTTGCGAAGTCAAATACCGCCAGCAGGATATTCATAGTGCCAGCCCTTCAACCCGCCAGCAAAAACGCATTACCCGCGCCGCGTCCCTATTCATGGCCGCTTCACCCCAGCACCATAATCATCAATGCCGCTTTGATGTGATTTTGATCGAACGAAAACCCCATGCCTTATGGTCGCGCTTGATACCCATTATTAATGCTTGGTAGAACCCTATAGGTCTTGACCATGATGCAACAACTTGTCACATTTAAGCGGCTTACCACAGTCGGAATAAAACCCTATAGGAGATCGTCCATGCAGGCGTCACGCCCTTCCCATATTTCAACTATGACACATCTTACGGCCTGTATGCTGTTACTGGCATCGCTTGCGCTACAAGGTTGTGTGGCGGCGGCGGTTGGTGTTGGCACGGCGGCGGTGGCGGCGTCATCGACGGAAAAAGGGCTTTCGACATCGGTATCTGACAGCGTCATCTTCACCAAACTGCATGACAAATTCATCCAGAACGACGCCAGCCTTGGCACCGTTGTCGATGTGACGGTCAATGATGGCGCGGTATTGATGACAGGCAAGGTAAAAACCCCGGAAGAAAAAGTTCTGGCCACAAAGCTGGCATGGGAAATCAAAGGCGTCCGTGAAGTGGTCAATGAAATTCAGGTCACCGACACCTCAACACTCAAGGATGTTGCCAAAGATCTGGCGGCCAGTGCGCAATTGCGTGGCAAGCTGATTACCGATGGCTCTATTTCATCACTTAATTTCAGCATTGATGTGGTGAATGGCATTGTATATCTGTCGGGCGTTGCCGCATCGACGGATGAAATGAATGCGGTTATTGCCCATGCGCAGGATCTGCGCTTTGCCCAGCAGGTGGTCAATTACATCAGCTTGGCCAGCGATACACGCGATTAGTCCGGCTCATGACATCGCCCCTAAATGCGCCCAAAAACCTCTCCATTGCCATCCAGATGGATCCGGTTGAAGCGATTGCAATCGCTGGTGACACCAGCTTTGCCTTTGGTCTGGAAGCACAGAAACGCGGCCATAGCCTGTGGTATTACACCCCCGACAAGCTCAGCCTGAACGCATCAAGAATTGAGGCACGCGGCCAGTCATTACAGCTATTTGACCGACAAGACGATCATTTCGCCGTTGGTGCCCTCGAGATACGCCCGCTTACCGATTTTGACGTGGTGCTGATGCGCCAGGATCCGCCTTTCGATATGGCCTATATCACCGCCACACATCTGCTCGAAATGTTGCCACCAACAACTATGGTCGTCAACAATCCGGCCGAGGTACGCAACGCACCGGAAAAGCTGCTGGTCACCCTGTTTCCCGAATTGATGCCGCCGACCCTGATCAGCCGCGATCCGGCAACGATTGCTGCCTTTCGGGCGACGCATCGCGACATCATCGTCAAGCCGCTTTTCGGCAATGGCGGGGCTGGTGTGTTCCGCCTGCGTGAAGATGACCAGAATCTTAGTTCCTTACTCGAAATGTTTTTTGAGACCAACCGCGAACCGGTGATGGTACAGGCCTATATTCCGGCCGTTACCAAAGGCGATAAGCGCGTCATTCTTGTTGATGGCGAACCGGTTGGCGCGGTGAACCGGATTCCGCAAAAAGGCGAAGCGCGTTCCAATTTCCATGTCGGTGGCAGTGCTGCCGCGACCGACCTTACCGCGCGTGATCTGGAAATCTGTCAGGCCATTGGCCCGGAATTGCGCCGGCGCCAGCTTCTATTTGTCGGCATTGATATCATCGGCGATTATATCACCGAGATCAATGTCACTTCGCCGACAGGCATCCGCGAGATTCTGCGTCTGTCGAATATCGATATCGCCGCGCTCACCTGGGATGCAATCGAGCGCATTCACCCGACTTACGCAAATAACGGCATCGCCCGATAGGCCAGCGCTTCGGCCAGATGTTCGCGCGTGACCTCTGGCCTGTTATCCAGATCGGCAATCGTACGCGCCACCCGCATAATCTTGTGATAGGCGCGTGCGGATAATTGCTGCTGTTCAAGGGCCGCTTTCAACAGCGTCTTTGCCGCATCTTCAAGCACAATCGCTGCATCCAGATCATCACCTGTCAGCTTGGCATTAAGCGTGCCATCCGCCTGACAGCTTCGCCCCATCGCCACACTGCGCGCGGCCATGATCCGGTCAAAAATCACCGCCGACCGTTCCGCCGCTTCATCAGCCATCAACATCTGTGGGGTCACTTCAGGCACTTCGATAATCAGATCAAACCGATCCATCACCGGGCCTGATACTTTGGCGCTATATTGCCGTCCACATGCTGGCGCACGACTACAGGCACGTGCCGGATCACCCAGATAGCCACAACGACAGGGATTCATCGCCGCAATCAGCTGAAAGGCGGCTGGATAAGTATAGTTATTATTCGCGCGCGCGACGACAACTTTGCCTGTTTCCAAAGGCTGGCGTAGCGAATCCAGCACCACGCGGCTGAATTCAGCCAGCTCATCCAGAAACAGAACCCCATGATGCGCCAGCGATATTTCACCGGGCTTGGCGCGCATACCGCCACCAACCAACGCCGCCATTGATGCCGAATGATGCGGTTCGCGGAATGGCCGGTCACGGATCAAACCGCCATCGGATAACTGACCCGCAATCGAATGTATCATCGTCACCTGTAATGCCTGTTCGGGGGTTAAGGGGGGTAGCAAGCCGGGCAATCGTGCGGCCAGCATTGATTTTCCTGCGCCAGGCGGGCCAATTAACAATAGATTATGTCCACCGGTAGCCGCGATTTCCAGAACCCGCCGTGCGGTCAGCTGGCCTCGCAGATCCGCCATATCGGGATGCTGGGTTTGGCTGGTCGCAATTTTAGGCGTTGGCGGATGCAGAATTTGTCGTCCGCGCACATGATTAAGCAATGCCAGAATATCCGTCGGCGCCAGAATATCAATATCACCTGCCCAGGCCGCCTCGGCACCTGATGCCGCCGGACAGATCAGATTCTGCTGGCGGCTACTGGCAAAAATCGCTGCCGATAAGGCGCCCGATACTGGCTGGATCGCACCATTCAGTGATAATTCACCCAGCACCACGCGGTCAGCCACCGCATCCGCAGGGATCACTCCCATCGCAACCAGCAAACCAAGTGCAATCGGCAGATCAAAATGTGCGCCTTCTTTCAAAACATCGGCTGGTGCCAGATTAATCGCAATCCGTTTTGGCGG
This window of the Candidatus Puniceispirillum marinum IMCC1322 genome carries:
- a CDS encoding BON domain-containing protein, with the translated sequence MQASRPSHISTMTHLTACMLLLASLALQGCVAAAVGVGTAAVAASSTEKGLSTSVSDSVIFTKLHDKFIQNDASLGTVVDVTVNDGAVLMTGKVKTPEEKVLATKLAWEIKGVREVVNEIQVTDTSTLKDVAKDLAASAQLRGKLITDGSISSLNFSIDVVNGIVYLSGVAASTDEMNAVIAHAQDLRFAQQVVNYISLASDTRD
- a CDS encoding YraN family protein; the encoded protein is MPITNRTPHKTSPHKTSKSARFKAAEKAGHLAEARAALWYRLRGFRILARRWHSHVGEIDIIAQRGALLVFCEVKYRQQDIHSASPSTRQQKRITRAASLFMAASPQHHNHQCRFDVILIERKPHALWSRLIPIINAW
- the gshB gene encoding glutathione synthase, with the protein product MTSPLNAPKNLSIAIQMDPVEAIAIAGDTSFAFGLEAQKRGHSLWYYTPDKLSLNASRIEARGQSLQLFDRQDDHFAVGALEIRPLTDFDVVLMRQDPPFDMAYITATHLLEMLPPTTMVVNNPAEVRNAPEKLLVTLFPELMPPTLISRDPATIAAFRATHRDIIVKPLFGNGGAGVFRLREDDQNLSSLLEMFFETNREPVMVQAYIPAVTKGDKRVILVDGEPVGAVNRIPQKGEARSNFHVGGSAAATDLTARDLEICQAIGPELRRRQLLFVGIDIIGDYITEINVTSPTGIREILRLSNIDIAALTWDAIERIHPTYANNGIAR
- a CDS encoding YifB family Mg chelatase-like AAA ATPase, with the translated sequence MHAHIQTVAFRGIDTIAVDVQVHIANGLPAMAIVGLADKSVAESKERVRAALSSIGLSLPPKRIAINLAPADVLKEGAHFDLPIALGLLVAMGVIPADAVADRVVLGELSLNGAIQPVSGALSAAIFASSRQQNLICPAASGAEAAWAGDIDILAPTDILALLNHVRGRQILHPPTPKIATSQTQHPDMADLRGQLTARRVLEIAATGGHNLLLIGPPGAGKSMLAARLPGLLPPLTPEQALQVTMIHSIAGQLSDGGLIRDRPFREPHHSASMAALVGGGMRAKPGEISLAHHGVLFLDELAEFSRVVLDSLRQPLETGKVVVARANNNYTYPAAFQLIAAMNPCRCGYLGDPARACSRAPACGRQYSAKVSGPVMDRFDLIIEVPEVTPQMLMADEAAERSAVIFDRIMAARSVAMGRSCQADGTLNAKLTGDDLDAAIVLEDAAKTLLKAALEQQQLSARAYHKIMRVARTIADLDNRPEVTREHLAEALAYRAMPLFA